One region of Phragmites australis chromosome 18, lpPhrAust1.1, whole genome shotgun sequence genomic DNA includes:
- the LOC133898249 gene encoding uncharacterized protein LOC133898249 isoform X3: MESAAARKEWRAVPDAPLRSNGAEDAAENAKLGQSEDRAIYEEGAGGLENFCSITIDGCGGLSEDILQQRLQSVVRQREELQQVEVELRAQALAHPQIIEVQQSFQAAAKEHAAAAAKLKDQLHEREQYILELDMKLNDKDRELNALKIDHQTVWANQDLLREQTKELATVRRERDNSEAERAQHLKQIHDLQEHLREKENQFIALEEQHRVAQENIIYKDEQLREAHAWVARVQEMDALQSQSLQAELRERMEQFNQYWISSQQQYAEMQRGFLHTIQQLQLELTEARERSGAQKDVPQVSREGSAESSFVQSIGNSVASNGSATADGYQSLKNNGSADVSVQGNSASAVPFPSSLLGIGGYVPSAHIAGMQSYMMHPQGIPQPLTSPNSGVPQFGSFQLQSAIQPNLHWPSQQEAQNVPQTQDETNYQPSQSDQTALQPGAINDDELSSKPSQVSHPDHLKAHGKQQSPTSALAESTPELTIMESNIAEHVEQQKTFKEQDSPSNVNNCTGMAEHQEQKTESKDERVASDKQPDQVPRQQHTSSNFAVSTTQVHLKNGAAELNPSVVNQVDTVKSAGVGFGSSIPRIPKEPALLDERSLLACIVRAVPAGPEGGIRISTTLPNRLGKMLAPLHWHDYKKQYGKLDDFVASHPELFVIEGDFIHLREGAQQIISATTAAAKIAAATASSAPYSSLLPSVAVTPVAQNTRQKRGPVVDSRSSNTIRSGNGSVTTNFTDPFNIIQGSSMHTAAANGVRDERAGPPAHDKGVGNIRHGYGGKQQGRSTGVAYISRR, translated from the exons ATGGAGTCCGCGGCGGCTCGCAAGGAGTGGCGCGCCGTCCCCGACGCCCCGCTCCGCTCCAATGGCGCCGAG GATGCCGCGGAGAACGCCAAGCTGGGGCAGTCCGAGGACAGGGCCATCTACGAG GAGGGGGCGGGGGGACTTGAGAACTTCTGCTCCATCACGATCGACGGGTGCGGGGGGCTCAGCGAGGACATCCTGCAGCAGCGCTTGCAGAGCGTCGTGCGCCAGAGGGAGGAGCTGCAGCAGGTCGAGGTCGAGCTGCGTGCCCAGGCCCTCGCACACCCGCAAATCATCGAGGTGCAGCAAAGCTTCCAGGCGGCTGCCAAGGAGCATGCTGCAGCTGCGGCGAAGCTCAAG GATCAACTGCATGAGCGGGAGCAGTACATTCTTGAGCTAGACATGAAACTCAATGACAAGGATAGGGAATTGAACGCTTTGAAGATTGACCATCAAACG GTGTGGGCAAATCAAGATCTTCTTAGAGAACAGACCAAAGAGCTGGCGACTGTCAG AAGAGAACGTGACAACTCTGAAGCTGAAAGAGCCCAACATCTTAAACAAATTCATGATCTCCAAGAGCATCTGcgagaaaaagaaaaccaaTTTATTGCATTAGAGGAACAA cATAGGGTTGCCCAAGAGAACATTATTTACAAAGATGAGCAGTTGAGGGAGGCCCATGCTTGGGTTGCACGAGTTCAAGAAATGGATGCTTTGCAGTCTCAGTCCCTGCAAGCTGAGTTACGGGAGCGTATGGAGCAATTTAATCAATATTGGATCAGTTCCCAACAACAG TATGCTGAAATGCAGCGGGGTTTTTTGCATACAATACAACAACTTCAGCTAGAACTAACTGAGGCAAGAGAACGGTCTGGTGCACAAAAAGATGTTCCACAAGTTTCCCGGGAGGGTTCAGCTGAATCATCATTTGTTCAAAGCATAGGGAACAGTGTGGCTTCAAATGGTAGTGCAACAGCAGATGGCTACCAGTCGTTGAAAAATAATGGAAGTGCGGACGTCTCTGTACAG GGGAATAGCGCCTCTGCTGTACCTTTTCCATCTTCTCTATTGGGAATAGGTGGTTATGTTCCGTCTGCGCATATTGCTGGGATGCAATCTTATATGATGCATCCTCAAGGTATTCCTCAACCTTTAACATCGCCCAACTCTGGTGTTCCTCAATTTGGCAGTTTTCAGTTGCAGTCTGCTATTCAACCGAACCTACACTGGCCCAGTCAGCAG GAAGCACAGAATGTCCCACAAACACAAGATGAAACAAACTATCAGCCATCCCAATCAGATCAGACTGCATTACAACCAGGTGCTATTAATGATGATGAGCTGTCCTCTAAGCCAAGTCAGGTTAGCCATCCGGATCATCTTAAAGCCCATGGGAAACAACAGAGTCCCACAAGTGCACTTGCTGAATCAACTCCTGAACTTACG ATTATGGAATCCAATATAGCCGAACATGTAGAGCAGCAAAAAACCTTCAAAGAACAGGATTCACCTTCAAATGTGAACAACTGTACTGGAATGGCTGAACATCAAGAGCAAAAGACTGAATCAAAG GATGAAAGAGTTGCATCTGACAAGCAACCTGATCAGGTGCCTAGGCAGCAGCATACATCTTCAAACTTTGCTGTGTCAACTACCCAGGTACACTTAAAAAATGGTGCAGCAGAGCTCAATCCTAGTGTTGTAAATCAGGTTGACACAGTGAAATCAGCTGGGGTTGGTTTTGGTTCGTCCATACCTCGTATACCAAAGGAGCCTGCTCTTCTAGATGAGAGATCTCTTCTGGCTTGCATTGTACGTGCAGTTCCTGCTGGACCTGAGGGTGGAATCAGGATTAGTACAACT TTGCCAAATAGGCTCGGGAAAATGTTGGCTCCTCTTCACTGGCACGACTATAAAAAGCAATATGGGAAGTTAGATGATTTTGTGGCTAGTCATCCAGAG CTCTTTGTGATTGAGGGAGACTTCATTCACCTTCGTGAAGGAGCACAACAGATCATTTCTGCTACTACAGCTGCTGCAAAGATTGCTGCTGCTACGGCATCTTCTGCCCCTTACTCATCGTTATTGCCTTCTGTTGCTGTTACTCCTGTGGCACAAAACACTCGGCAAAAGAGAGGGCCTGTAGTTGATTCCAGATCGTCAAATACGATTCGCTCTGGAAATGGTTCTGTCACAACCAACTTCACAGATCCATTTAACATCATCCAAGGG TCATCTATGCACACAGCTGCTGCAAATGGAGTAAGAGATGAACGAGCTGGTCCACCTGCACATGACAAAGGTGTTGGTAATATCAGACATGGTTATGGAGGAAAGCAACAAGGGAG ATCTACAGGGGTGGCATACATTTCCAGAAGATGA
- the LOC133898249 gene encoding uncharacterized protein LOC133898249 isoform X1, producing MESAAARKEWRAVPDAPLRSNGAEDAAENAKLGQSEDRAIYEEGAGGLENFCSITIDGCGGLSEDILQQRLQSVVRQREELQQVEVELRAQALAHPQIIEVQQSFQAAAKEHAAAAAKLKDQLHEREQYILELDMKLNDKDRELNALKIDHQTVWANQDLLREQTKELATVRRERDNSEAERAQHLKQIHDLQEHLREKENQFIALEEQHRVAQENIIYKDEQLREAHAWVARVQEMDALQSQSLQAELRERMEQFNQYWISSQQQYAEMQRGFLHTIQQLQLELTEARERSGAQKDVPQVSREGSAESSFVQSIGNSVASNGSATADGYQSLKNNGSADVSVQGNSASAVPFPSSLLGIGGYVPSAHIAGMQSYMMHPQGIPQPLTSPNSGVPQFGSFQLQSAIQPNLHWPSQQEAQNVPQTQDETNYQPSQSDQTALQPGAINDDELSSKPSQVSHPDHLKAHGKQQSPTSALAESTPELTIMESNIAEHVEQQKTFKEQDSPSNVNNCTGMAEHQEQKTESKDERVASDKQPDQVPRQQHTSSNFAVSTTQVHLKNGAAELNPSVVNQVDTVKSAGVGFGSSIPRIPKEPALLDERSLLACIVRAVPAGPEGGIRISTTLPNRLGKMLAPLHWHDYKKQYGKLDDFVASHPELFVIEGDFIHLREGAQQIISATTAAAKIAAATASSAPYSSLLPSVAVTPVAQNTRQKRGPVVDSRSSNTIRSGNGSVTTNFTDPFNIIQGVSDVTISGKVKHIQDNGFSDEIRTGQSSMHTAAANGVRDERAGPPAHDKGVGNIRHGYGGKQQGRSTGVAYISRR from the exons ATGGAGTCCGCGGCGGCTCGCAAGGAGTGGCGCGCCGTCCCCGACGCCCCGCTCCGCTCCAATGGCGCCGAG GATGCCGCGGAGAACGCCAAGCTGGGGCAGTCCGAGGACAGGGCCATCTACGAG GAGGGGGCGGGGGGACTTGAGAACTTCTGCTCCATCACGATCGACGGGTGCGGGGGGCTCAGCGAGGACATCCTGCAGCAGCGCTTGCAGAGCGTCGTGCGCCAGAGGGAGGAGCTGCAGCAGGTCGAGGTCGAGCTGCGTGCCCAGGCCCTCGCACACCCGCAAATCATCGAGGTGCAGCAAAGCTTCCAGGCGGCTGCCAAGGAGCATGCTGCAGCTGCGGCGAAGCTCAAG GATCAACTGCATGAGCGGGAGCAGTACATTCTTGAGCTAGACATGAAACTCAATGACAAGGATAGGGAATTGAACGCTTTGAAGATTGACCATCAAACG GTGTGGGCAAATCAAGATCTTCTTAGAGAACAGACCAAAGAGCTGGCGACTGTCAG AAGAGAACGTGACAACTCTGAAGCTGAAAGAGCCCAACATCTTAAACAAATTCATGATCTCCAAGAGCATCTGcgagaaaaagaaaaccaaTTTATTGCATTAGAGGAACAA cATAGGGTTGCCCAAGAGAACATTATTTACAAAGATGAGCAGTTGAGGGAGGCCCATGCTTGGGTTGCACGAGTTCAAGAAATGGATGCTTTGCAGTCTCAGTCCCTGCAAGCTGAGTTACGGGAGCGTATGGAGCAATTTAATCAATATTGGATCAGTTCCCAACAACAG TATGCTGAAATGCAGCGGGGTTTTTTGCATACAATACAACAACTTCAGCTAGAACTAACTGAGGCAAGAGAACGGTCTGGTGCACAAAAAGATGTTCCACAAGTTTCCCGGGAGGGTTCAGCTGAATCATCATTTGTTCAAAGCATAGGGAACAGTGTGGCTTCAAATGGTAGTGCAACAGCAGATGGCTACCAGTCGTTGAAAAATAATGGAAGTGCGGACGTCTCTGTACAG GGGAATAGCGCCTCTGCTGTACCTTTTCCATCTTCTCTATTGGGAATAGGTGGTTATGTTCCGTCTGCGCATATTGCTGGGATGCAATCTTATATGATGCATCCTCAAGGTATTCCTCAACCTTTAACATCGCCCAACTCTGGTGTTCCTCAATTTGGCAGTTTTCAGTTGCAGTCTGCTATTCAACCGAACCTACACTGGCCCAGTCAGCAG GAAGCACAGAATGTCCCACAAACACAAGATGAAACAAACTATCAGCCATCCCAATCAGATCAGACTGCATTACAACCAGGTGCTATTAATGATGATGAGCTGTCCTCTAAGCCAAGTCAGGTTAGCCATCCGGATCATCTTAAAGCCCATGGGAAACAACAGAGTCCCACAAGTGCACTTGCTGAATCAACTCCTGAACTTACG ATTATGGAATCCAATATAGCCGAACATGTAGAGCAGCAAAAAACCTTCAAAGAACAGGATTCACCTTCAAATGTGAACAACTGTACTGGAATGGCTGAACATCAAGAGCAAAAGACTGAATCAAAG GATGAAAGAGTTGCATCTGACAAGCAACCTGATCAGGTGCCTAGGCAGCAGCATACATCTTCAAACTTTGCTGTGTCAACTACCCAGGTACACTTAAAAAATGGTGCAGCAGAGCTCAATCCTAGTGTTGTAAATCAGGTTGACACAGTGAAATCAGCTGGGGTTGGTTTTGGTTCGTCCATACCTCGTATACCAAAGGAGCCTGCTCTTCTAGATGAGAGATCTCTTCTGGCTTGCATTGTACGTGCAGTTCCTGCTGGACCTGAGGGTGGAATCAGGATTAGTACAACT TTGCCAAATAGGCTCGGGAAAATGTTGGCTCCTCTTCACTGGCACGACTATAAAAAGCAATATGGGAAGTTAGATGATTTTGTGGCTAGTCATCCAGAG CTCTTTGTGATTGAGGGAGACTTCATTCACCTTCGTGAAGGAGCACAACAGATCATTTCTGCTACTACAGCTGCTGCAAAGATTGCTGCTGCTACGGCATCTTCTGCCCCTTACTCATCGTTATTGCCTTCTGTTGCTGTTACTCCTGTGGCACAAAACACTCGGCAAAAGAGAGGGCCTGTAGTTGATTCCAGATCGTCAAATACGATTCGCTCTGGAAATGGTTCTGTCACAACCAACTTCACAGATCCATTTAACATCATCCAAGGGGTTAGTGATGTAACAATTTCAGGCAAAGTAAAACACATCCAAGATAATGGTTTCTCAGATGAAATTCGAACTGGGCAGTCATCTATGCACACAGCTGCTGCAAATGGAGTAAGAGATGAACGAGCTGGTCCACCTGCACATGACAAAGGTGTTGGTAATATCAGACATGGTTATGGAGGAAAGCAACAAGGGAG ATCTACAGGGGTGGCATACATTTCCAGAAGATGA
- the LOC133898251 gene encoding uncharacterized protein LOC133898251, whose translation MPDFISWFKRKGQRDASMCAELRQVADGFAYRVRSFSGYDVNGYRFRTTSYEQSRPNRRTTSSGVFTPGVDEVEYYGRIEEIYELKFHGSKPFNPVIFKCHWFDPEVTRRTYCNLGLVEIRQDSVLPGDDVYIVAQQATQVYYLPYACQTIRHLKGWDIVHRVSPHGKVPVPNDEDYNLDPNTYDGEFFQEEGLEGRFEIDLTEAIGMEVDNETVIEEDVGDEVQNVKDLQMLERLHLDNDNGNIAHSDSVDYFDMIDSDDETYDPANPDHEDYF comes from the exons atgcccgatttcatttcttggttcaaacggaag ggccagagggatgcgtctatgtgtgccgagttgagacaggttgccgatggctttgcctatagggtcaggtcattttctggttatgacgtgaatggatatcgctttcgcacaacaagctacgagcagagtcggcccaatcgaagaaccacaagttccggagtttttacgcccggcgttgatgaggtcgagtattatggaagaattgaagaaatatacgaactcaagtttcatggttccaaaccttttaatcccgtcatatttaaatgccattggtttgatcctgaagtaacgagacggacatattgtaatcttgggctagtcgaaattcgacaggattccgtcttaccaggagacgatgtctatattgtggcccaacaggccacgcaagtttattatctcccatatgcgtgtcaaaccataaggcatcttaagggttgggatattgtgcacagggtatcgccacacggtaaagtgcctgtcccaaacgatgaagattacaacttagacccaaacacatatgacggagagttctttcaagaagagggactagaagggaggtttgagatagacttaaccgaagcgatcggaatggaagtagacaatgaaacggttattgaagaggacgttggagatgaggtgcaaaatgtgaaggacttacaaatgcttgagcgattacatttagacaatgacaatggcaacattgctcattcggatagtgttgattatttcgacatgattgatagtgatgatgagacttatgatccagctaatcccgatcatgaagattatttctaa
- the LOC133898252 gene encoding putative disease resistance protein At1g50180, protein MAESLLLPVAGKAAAVLVQSVTRMWGVDDDRRKLEHQLVYVQCLLADAEVKSKTNHAVGTWTKELKAVAYQADDVLDDFQYEALRREPLSGRSMAWQARYRAASPQRIDLCSVIRRVGTSRTFSTRSTSW, encoded by the coding sequence ATGGCTGAGTCGCTGCTTCTCCCCGTGGCCGGCAAGGCCGCCGCCGTGCTCGTGCAGAGCGTCACCCGCATGTGGGGCGTCGACGACGACCGCCGCAAGCTGGAGCACCAGCTGGTGTACGTGCAGTGCTTGCTGGCCGACGCCGAGGTGAAGAGCAAGACAAACCACGCCGTCGGGACGTGGACGAAGGAGCTCAAGGCCGTCGCCTACCAGGCCGACGACGTCCTCGATGACTTCCAGTACGAGGCGCTGCGTCGTGAGCCCCTGAGCGGCCGGTCCATGGCATGGCAAGCAAGGTACCGAGCAGCTTCACCTCAAAGAATCGACTTGTGTTCCGTCATAAGGCGAGTAGGGACCTCAAGGACGTTCTCGACAAGATCGACGAGCTGGTGA
- the LOC133898249 gene encoding uncharacterized protein LOC133898249 isoform X2, which translates to MESAAARKEWRAVPDAPLRSNGAEDAAENAKLGQSEDRAIYEEGAGGLENFCSITIDGCGGLSEDILQQRLQSVVRQREELQQVEVELRAQALAHPQIIEVQQSFQAAAKEHAAAAAKLKDQLHEREQYILELDMKLNDKDRELNALKIDHQTVWANQDLLREQTKELATVRRERDNSEAERAQHLKQIHDLQEHLREKENQFIALEEQHRVAQENIIYKDEQLREAHAWVARVQEMDALQSQSLQAELRERMEQFNQYWISSQQQYAEMQRGFLHTIQQLQLELTEARERSGAQKDVPQVSREGSAESSFVQSIGNSVASNGSATADGYQSLKNNGSADVSVQGNSASAVPFPSSLLGIGGYVPSAHIAGMQSYMMHPQGIPQPLTSPNSGVPQFGSFQLQSAIQPNLHWPSQQEAQNVPQTQDETNYQPSQSDQTALQPGAINDDELSSKPSQVSHPDHLKAHGKQQSPTSALAESTPELTIMESNIAEHVEQQKTFKEQDSPSNVNNCTGMAEHQEQKTESKVPRQQHTSSNFAVSTTQVHLKNGAAELNPSVVNQVDTVKSAGVGFGSSIPRIPKEPALLDERSLLACIVRAVPAGPEGGIRISTTLPNRLGKMLAPLHWHDYKKQYGKLDDFVASHPELFVIEGDFIHLREGAQQIISATTAAAKIAAATASSAPYSSLLPSVAVTPVAQNTRQKRGPVVDSRSSNTIRSGNGSVTTNFTDPFNIIQGVSDVTISGKVKHIQDNGFSDEIRTGQSSMHTAAANGVRDERAGPPAHDKGVGNIRHGYGGKQQGRSTGVAYISRR; encoded by the exons ATGGAGTCCGCGGCGGCTCGCAAGGAGTGGCGCGCCGTCCCCGACGCCCCGCTCCGCTCCAATGGCGCCGAG GATGCCGCGGAGAACGCCAAGCTGGGGCAGTCCGAGGACAGGGCCATCTACGAG GAGGGGGCGGGGGGACTTGAGAACTTCTGCTCCATCACGATCGACGGGTGCGGGGGGCTCAGCGAGGACATCCTGCAGCAGCGCTTGCAGAGCGTCGTGCGCCAGAGGGAGGAGCTGCAGCAGGTCGAGGTCGAGCTGCGTGCCCAGGCCCTCGCACACCCGCAAATCATCGAGGTGCAGCAAAGCTTCCAGGCGGCTGCCAAGGAGCATGCTGCAGCTGCGGCGAAGCTCAAG GATCAACTGCATGAGCGGGAGCAGTACATTCTTGAGCTAGACATGAAACTCAATGACAAGGATAGGGAATTGAACGCTTTGAAGATTGACCATCAAACG GTGTGGGCAAATCAAGATCTTCTTAGAGAACAGACCAAAGAGCTGGCGACTGTCAG AAGAGAACGTGACAACTCTGAAGCTGAAAGAGCCCAACATCTTAAACAAATTCATGATCTCCAAGAGCATCTGcgagaaaaagaaaaccaaTTTATTGCATTAGAGGAACAA cATAGGGTTGCCCAAGAGAACATTATTTACAAAGATGAGCAGTTGAGGGAGGCCCATGCTTGGGTTGCACGAGTTCAAGAAATGGATGCTTTGCAGTCTCAGTCCCTGCAAGCTGAGTTACGGGAGCGTATGGAGCAATTTAATCAATATTGGATCAGTTCCCAACAACAG TATGCTGAAATGCAGCGGGGTTTTTTGCATACAATACAACAACTTCAGCTAGAACTAACTGAGGCAAGAGAACGGTCTGGTGCACAAAAAGATGTTCCACAAGTTTCCCGGGAGGGTTCAGCTGAATCATCATTTGTTCAAAGCATAGGGAACAGTGTGGCTTCAAATGGTAGTGCAACAGCAGATGGCTACCAGTCGTTGAAAAATAATGGAAGTGCGGACGTCTCTGTACAG GGGAATAGCGCCTCTGCTGTACCTTTTCCATCTTCTCTATTGGGAATAGGTGGTTATGTTCCGTCTGCGCATATTGCTGGGATGCAATCTTATATGATGCATCCTCAAGGTATTCCTCAACCTTTAACATCGCCCAACTCTGGTGTTCCTCAATTTGGCAGTTTTCAGTTGCAGTCTGCTATTCAACCGAACCTACACTGGCCCAGTCAGCAG GAAGCACAGAATGTCCCACAAACACAAGATGAAACAAACTATCAGCCATCCCAATCAGATCAGACTGCATTACAACCAGGTGCTATTAATGATGATGAGCTGTCCTCTAAGCCAAGTCAGGTTAGCCATCCGGATCATCTTAAAGCCCATGGGAAACAACAGAGTCCCACAAGTGCACTTGCTGAATCAACTCCTGAACTTACG ATTATGGAATCCAATATAGCCGAACATGTAGAGCAGCAAAAAACCTTCAAAGAACAGGATTCACCTTCAAATGTGAACAACTGTACTGGAATGGCTGAACATCAAGAGCAAAAGACTGAATCAAAG GTGCCTAGGCAGCAGCATACATCTTCAAACTTTGCTGTGTCAACTACCCAGGTACACTTAAAAAATGGTGCAGCAGAGCTCAATCCTAGTGTTGTAAATCAGGTTGACACAGTGAAATCAGCTGGGGTTGGTTTTGGTTCGTCCATACCTCGTATACCAAAGGAGCCTGCTCTTCTAGATGAGAGATCTCTTCTGGCTTGCATTGTACGTGCAGTTCCTGCTGGACCTGAGGGTGGAATCAGGATTAGTACAACT TTGCCAAATAGGCTCGGGAAAATGTTGGCTCCTCTTCACTGGCACGACTATAAAAAGCAATATGGGAAGTTAGATGATTTTGTGGCTAGTCATCCAGAG CTCTTTGTGATTGAGGGAGACTTCATTCACCTTCGTGAAGGAGCACAACAGATCATTTCTGCTACTACAGCTGCTGCAAAGATTGCTGCTGCTACGGCATCTTCTGCCCCTTACTCATCGTTATTGCCTTCTGTTGCTGTTACTCCTGTGGCACAAAACACTCGGCAAAAGAGAGGGCCTGTAGTTGATTCCAGATCGTCAAATACGATTCGCTCTGGAAATGGTTCTGTCACAACCAACTTCACAGATCCATTTAACATCATCCAAGGGGTTAGTGATGTAACAATTTCAGGCAAAGTAAAACACATCCAAGATAATGGTTTCTCAGATGAAATTCGAACTGGGCAGTCATCTATGCACACAGCTGCTGCAAATGGAGTAAGAGATGAACGAGCTGGTCCACCTGCACATGACAAAGGTGTTGGTAATATCAGACATGGTTATGGAGGAAAGCAACAAGGGAG ATCTACAGGGGTGGCATACATTTCCAGAAGATGA
- the LOC133898249 gene encoding uncharacterized protein LOC133898249 isoform X4, whose protein sequence is MESAAARKEWRAVPDAPLRSNGAEDAAENAKLGQSEDRAIYEEGAGGLENFCSITIDGCGGLSEDILQQRLQSVVRQREELQQVEVELRAQALAHPQIIEVQQSFQAAAKEHAAAAAKLKDQLHEREQYILELDMKLNDKDRELNALKIDHQTVWANQDLLREQTKELATVRRERDNSEAERAQHLKQIHDLQEHLREKENQFIALEEQHRVAQENIIYKDEQLREAHAWVARVQEMDALQSQSLQAELRERMEQFNQYWISSQQQYAEMQRGFLHTIQQLQLELTEARERSGAQKDVPQVSREGSAESSFVQSIGNSVASNGSATADGYQSLKNNGSADVSVQGNSASAVPFPSSLLGIGGYVPSAHIAGMQSYMMHPQGIPQPLTSPNSGVPQFGSFQLQSAIQPNLHWPSQQEAQNVPQTQDETNYQPSQSDQTALQPGAINDDELSSKPSQVSHPDHLKAHGKQQSPTSALAESTPELTIMESNIAEHVEQQKTFKEQDSPSNVNNCTGMAEHQEQKTESKVHLKNGAAELNPSVVNQVDTVKSAGVGFGSSIPRIPKEPALLDERSLLACIVRAVPAGPEGGIRISTTLPNRLGKMLAPLHWHDYKKQYGKLDDFVASHPELFVIEGDFIHLREGAQQIISATTAAAKIAAATASSAPYSSLLPSVAVTPVAQNTRQKRGPVVDSRSSNTIRSGNGSVTTNFTDPFNIIQGVSDVTISGKVKHIQDNGFSDEIRTGQSSMHTAAANGVRDERAGPPAHDKGVGNIRHGYGGKQQGRSTGVAYISRR, encoded by the exons ATGGAGTCCGCGGCGGCTCGCAAGGAGTGGCGCGCCGTCCCCGACGCCCCGCTCCGCTCCAATGGCGCCGAG GATGCCGCGGAGAACGCCAAGCTGGGGCAGTCCGAGGACAGGGCCATCTACGAG GAGGGGGCGGGGGGACTTGAGAACTTCTGCTCCATCACGATCGACGGGTGCGGGGGGCTCAGCGAGGACATCCTGCAGCAGCGCTTGCAGAGCGTCGTGCGCCAGAGGGAGGAGCTGCAGCAGGTCGAGGTCGAGCTGCGTGCCCAGGCCCTCGCACACCCGCAAATCATCGAGGTGCAGCAAAGCTTCCAGGCGGCTGCCAAGGAGCATGCTGCAGCTGCGGCGAAGCTCAAG GATCAACTGCATGAGCGGGAGCAGTACATTCTTGAGCTAGACATGAAACTCAATGACAAGGATAGGGAATTGAACGCTTTGAAGATTGACCATCAAACG GTGTGGGCAAATCAAGATCTTCTTAGAGAACAGACCAAAGAGCTGGCGACTGTCAG AAGAGAACGTGACAACTCTGAAGCTGAAAGAGCCCAACATCTTAAACAAATTCATGATCTCCAAGAGCATCTGcgagaaaaagaaaaccaaTTTATTGCATTAGAGGAACAA cATAGGGTTGCCCAAGAGAACATTATTTACAAAGATGAGCAGTTGAGGGAGGCCCATGCTTGGGTTGCACGAGTTCAAGAAATGGATGCTTTGCAGTCTCAGTCCCTGCAAGCTGAGTTACGGGAGCGTATGGAGCAATTTAATCAATATTGGATCAGTTCCCAACAACAG TATGCTGAAATGCAGCGGGGTTTTTTGCATACAATACAACAACTTCAGCTAGAACTAACTGAGGCAAGAGAACGGTCTGGTGCACAAAAAGATGTTCCACAAGTTTCCCGGGAGGGTTCAGCTGAATCATCATTTGTTCAAAGCATAGGGAACAGTGTGGCTTCAAATGGTAGTGCAACAGCAGATGGCTACCAGTCGTTGAAAAATAATGGAAGTGCGGACGTCTCTGTACAG GGGAATAGCGCCTCTGCTGTACCTTTTCCATCTTCTCTATTGGGAATAGGTGGTTATGTTCCGTCTGCGCATATTGCTGGGATGCAATCTTATATGATGCATCCTCAAGGTATTCCTCAACCTTTAACATCGCCCAACTCTGGTGTTCCTCAATTTGGCAGTTTTCAGTTGCAGTCTGCTATTCAACCGAACCTACACTGGCCCAGTCAGCAG GAAGCACAGAATGTCCCACAAACACAAGATGAAACAAACTATCAGCCATCCCAATCAGATCAGACTGCATTACAACCAGGTGCTATTAATGATGATGAGCTGTCCTCTAAGCCAAGTCAGGTTAGCCATCCGGATCATCTTAAAGCCCATGGGAAACAACAGAGTCCCACAAGTGCACTTGCTGAATCAACTCCTGAACTTACG ATTATGGAATCCAATATAGCCGAACATGTAGAGCAGCAAAAAACCTTCAAAGAACAGGATTCACCTTCAAATGTGAACAACTGTACTGGAATGGCTGAACATCAAGAGCAAAAGACTGAATCAAAG GTACACTTAAAAAATGGTGCAGCAGAGCTCAATCCTAGTGTTGTAAATCAGGTTGACACAGTGAAATCAGCTGGGGTTGGTTTTGGTTCGTCCATACCTCGTATACCAAAGGAGCCTGCTCTTCTAGATGAGAGATCTCTTCTGGCTTGCATTGTACGTGCAGTTCCTGCTGGACCTGAGGGTGGAATCAGGATTAGTACAACT TTGCCAAATAGGCTCGGGAAAATGTTGGCTCCTCTTCACTGGCACGACTATAAAAAGCAATATGGGAAGTTAGATGATTTTGTGGCTAGTCATCCAGAG CTCTTTGTGATTGAGGGAGACTTCATTCACCTTCGTGAAGGAGCACAACAGATCATTTCTGCTACTACAGCTGCTGCAAAGATTGCTGCTGCTACGGCATCTTCTGCCCCTTACTCATCGTTATTGCCTTCTGTTGCTGTTACTCCTGTGGCACAAAACACTCGGCAAAAGAGAGGGCCTGTAGTTGATTCCAGATCGTCAAATACGATTCGCTCTGGAAATGGTTCTGTCACAACCAACTTCACAGATCCATTTAACATCATCCAAGGGGTTAGTGATGTAACAATTTCAGGCAAAGTAAAACACATCCAAGATAATGGTTTCTCAGATGAAATTCGAACTGGGCAGTCATCTATGCACACAGCTGCTGCAAATGGAGTAAGAGATGAACGAGCTGGTCCACCTGCACATGACAAAGGTGTTGGTAATATCAGACATGGTTATGGAGGAAAGCAACAAGGGAG ATCTACAGGGGTGGCATACATTTCCAGAAGATGA